From the Lathyrus oleraceus cultivar Zhongwan6 chromosome 3, CAAS_Psat_ZW6_1.0, whole genome shotgun sequence genome, the window ACTCTTGCATTCATTTACACCGTTTATATATTTGAGTGTATTCTTGCCCTTTTCTTTCTTGTTTGTTTCATGTTGCTCTGTACATTATTGTATAGATAACCAGGAGGAGTAAGTGTTATTGTGAGTTAGAAGACGGACTTGGATCTtttcttcattttattttatCGTTTATCGCTATATAGTTGGTTTAATACTCTGATATGTAACATTGGGGAACAAAGCGTTTATTTTTTTTTAGTTAATCATTGGATTATATTAATTTCATTAAGTATTTCAGTTTGAGGAGATAATTGAATTTTATCTTAAGTAGTTTGAATGTTGTTGCGAGCTTTGAAATTAATTAGAAAGTATCCTAGAGATTAGTACCACATGCATGGGAGTAGAAGAGATGAACATTGCATACTTAATTTCATCTGTTAATTGATTGTTTGCTATTATTCGATTTCGTAATTGTGATTGATTAACTTCGACGATTATACTACCCTTGCTGTTTTATACACCATTTATATATGAAATATATTCTCACCCCTTTTGTTTCCATGTTGTTCTATATGTATACTATGCAAATACCCAGATAGAGATTGAGGAGCATTAGACGTTACTTCTTTTAGAGGATTACATAGTTGGCCAACTCACTGCTTTATTTCCTGTTTTGTTCCTCATGCTTTATCAATTGTTTAGTTTTCTGTTGTGTTGCTCTGATAGTGTAACACTGGGTTGGAAATACCTAATTTTATTTTTCTGAGTTGTTTCATTGAATACTTTATGTCATGAATGCAGTGGTTTTCTGCTTATGATATATTTGCGAATGTTATAAAGATGTGATACCCTTTTTATATCTTCATATTTTCCGCATGTGTTATAAATTATATTTTGGGGTTTATGATGTTATAATAAACCCTAATTGTTCTAATTgactttttgttttgtttgaaacATGAGTATATttgaaattattatttaaaaaaatcaaaattatgcGTCGGTTTAATTAAAAGTctataataattattttttatttactttttcaatatagattttttatttataatttcTTAACACGTGTCTTTAGGCGACATGTTATTATTATCAATTTGTTAAAGTTTAACCGATTTAATTTAAATTGGTTCATAACATTATTCCTACCAAAACATGAAAATAATGCAATCATACAAAATAAAAGTTATTAATCTTGTATTCTCTAGGATTTGAAGTTAAACATGAAAATTTAATGAAACAGTGAGGTTAACATTAACAATATACTCCTTCCATTcctttttaattgtcacttgaAAAAAAATTATCTTTTTTTAATTCTCACTTGTAAAATTTAAGATAATATTATCTgcacttttgtcaaaattaccctTAAATAATTATCACAGAgaaagaaaaaataaaacgaatattatatattattaaaGATATTATAGATAAAAagaaaattattatttaaaaattaataataataattaactttcttaatatatataaaaaataaaaaataaaaatatttaaaaagaaACGGATGAATATGACTTTAGCAATAAAAATATAAGTTTATAACTAGGAATAACAGATTTTGGCATTTTGAATTTTTCAGTATAGTTGACCTACAACAAAAGTAATTCTTTATGGATATTTTATAGATTCTAGGGGTGGACAAGAAAAACCCACCCGAGAATAACCAACCGAACCGGTTGTAGGATGCTGTTTCGGGTCTGGTTAATTCGGTTTGACGGGTTGGACGGGTGTTGCAAACGGGTTCAGAGGGGTGTGTGTGGTCGGGTTCGGTTTTGATTTTTTGGCCCAACAAAATCTGAGCCCGACCGATTCCATTACATTACTATTACTATCAAGGAGAATTTTGGCACCTTGGCCCAACAAAATCAGATTGCAAAATCAGAACTTGCACCGTCTACTCTACCCTGAACCCTAAAGCTTGCGCCGTCCACCCTGAACTCTGAAGCTTGCGCCGTCCACCCCTCTGAAGCTTGCACCGTCCACCCTGAACCCCAAAGCTTGCGTCGTCCACCCCTCTGAAGCTTGCGTCGTCCACCGCTCTGAACCCTAAAGCTTGCGCCGTCCACCTCTCCGAACCCTAAAGCTCCGTCCACCCCTCTGAACCCTAAAGCTTTAGCGTCGTCACCTTGCTTCATCTCCAAAAGTAAAACAAAATCGCTATCTATGTCTCTCCTCCGCCGTCATCACCGTCCTTTCCTCCTTCATCATCACTGAGCAGAGAATCATTTGTATCCTTATCCCTCTTAATCACGTTCTTTTGTGTTTGTATTTGCTTTCTAAACACTAAGTCTTTCTTTGTTCTTGATTTCAGATTTTGTATTTTCAGGTTTTGTAATTTCAAGAGTTCTTTGAGTTAATGGAAGGTTAGATCATTGTTTCTATTTTTAAGAGCTTTAATCTTTTATATACTGTATTTAATAACTCCATTTGTTTAATTTTTATCGAGATATGGAAGAGGCTGTAGAAATGCAAGGAGCTGGAGAAATGCAAGGAGCTGGAGAAATACAAGGAGCTGGAAATTTGCATAATAACAGTAAGTTTAGTTTATTTTATGTATGTTTTGTATGCCTATGTCGATATATCATGTTGAATATTTTGCATAATAACAGTAACTCCATTTGTTTTGTATGCCTTATTAAAAGTTTAAGGTAATAGGTCCTTTAAGATTAAGACATATGACTACATAAAAATAAGATTAACAAACTTTGAAACTAAGCCTATAAACACTTAACAAGTTGATGATGTTGGTTGTGTGTTGATTATAATCTTCATTAATTTTCAGTAATGGAGAATGTTACTCAAAACCAACCTTCTTCATTAACATCTGGTGTTGGTGCAACTGATGTTGCTGCCAATGAAATTCATGTTGTTGGACTTCCTCCACTTGGAAAGAAGAGAAAACAAAATGCTAATGGTCCTAGGAAATCCTCTCCTGCTTGGGACCATTTTATTAAATTGCCTAATGAAATTGAAGCAGTCTGCGATGAAGATTAGAGTTGTCAATTTAGGGGGCCAATTAATTTAGGTCCCAACCCCCAAAATAAGGGGGcctaaaaaattaaaaaatagtAAGCCCTCAAATACATAGGCCCTAAAGTTAGATGGGCCCAAAATTTAAAAGAGGGCCATAAGGCCCCAAATAAAATTAAAAAACTTAactttgaaaaataaaataaaataaaatcaaaaaataaaaaaactttattttgaaaaccaaaataaaataaattcaaaatataaaaaaataatttttaaataaatctgctaaaaatttcaaaaataaaaaacaactttaataaaaattaaaaataaaattttcaacataaaattccaaaaaataaaaaagaaaagaaaacataTTACACAAACCAGTTCAATTATGTGACTTGCTAATATTTATACACTTAAGTAGGATTTTATGTTCTTTTTCAAACACAAACAACAATATTATCCATCTCAATTCACGAAAAATACTATGTAAACATATCACTGAAAGATATATGTCGATACTCCGGACATTCAACATTCGAAATTGAAGTAAATCAATACAAACATGAACCACATATCACATAAACAAAGACACTAATTCAACCAAAAAAAACATGAAAAGATAAATTCAACAACCAGAATAAAGTATATGGCACTAAAATTAGTCTTCCACTTCAATCTTGCAATCCAAATGTATGTTGAGTCATTGTCACCTCAGTATTGCCTTCATCATTAGTGTTGATATCTTCCTCATCTTAAAAACACAATAAATCATACTTAGGTGCAGATGCAACAAAACAATGACATGAGTATATCATAAACATgaacaaataaaaataaataaaatacaaaGTAGTATTACCATTCATATTTTCCGAAAATCCATGCAACCAGCTTCGAGTACAAATCAACATTTGGATGTGTTCAGGAAGAGTAGAACTTCTGTATTTCGTAAGAACACGTCCACCGATACTGAAAGAAGACTCAGATGCTACAGTCGTGATAGGAATGCTAAGCACATCGCGTGCCATTATGGAGAGTATCAGAAACTTTTTCTCATTAAACTTCCAATAAAGAAGTACATCAAAATCTTCAGAGTGTTCTTCATTTAGCTCCAGTAATTCATCGTCAAAGTATATATCTAATTCATTCTTTCCAAGAACAAACCTACTCTCAATCGAGTTCCATGTTTTAAAATCCTGCGATATATATAAATAGTTAGGACATATTTTACTCTCAATATTCACAGAAACAACATAACATAATTTTAAACAATATTTAGATAAATACATTTCATTTCTATCTATGTAAGTTCTTAATGTTGCTATGTTTCTATGTTAGATAAAGACCAATCTAGTTTTTTCTAATCATTTAACAACATTGAATATTTTTTTTACAACTAATTAAATAATATCATTGAAATAATTGAAATATGTTGCTATGTTTCTATGTTAGATAACTCACATTCAACTTTCGATTAAGTTACTAATGATTACAGTAACTCGAAAAAGAACCAAATACACTGTCTGCAATATTATTCAAGCATTTCCTTGTGATCATTATTAGTACTCAACATTCAGAATACACATGTATGCTTTACTAGTAAAGCCACATACAGAGTACAACACAAAATTTCATGCAATAATCCTTACTAACAATTTCATGCAATAATCCTTCTCTTTTTCTAATActaataaaatataaataatagACAATCTAAAGTTTTCAAACAAGTATATATATAAAAGAGGAAATGGGGTGAAATAAATATGTTAATATAAAAACTTACGGTTATAATCTTTGATTTTTTAGCTTTATTCCCCTCTCTAGATAGCTTAGCCAATGTGTTGAACTCATTAGATGGTTGAGAAAGAGAAACACTTTGATTGGTAGAATAACTCACATATTCTTCATAAAGCCCTTTGAATTTATCCATTACATTCTTAAGTTTCCCTTCAGAGGTTGAGGCATCAAGTGTAGTATAGCAAAACTTCAAAAATTTATCCTTCAAGCGTGGATCAAGAATAGCTCCAAATGCTAGCACAATACTATAGTTTTTCCAGTATTTgtcaaatttcattttcataTTATTAGACATATCTTTTATCACCTTATCAATACTTTTTTGATGTTTTTCTAAAATGCACTGGACTTTCCACACTTGCATGAAATACAGATTTGCAGTTGGATAAGATGAACCAGAAATCAATTTGGTAATTTCATAAAAAGGTTCTAAAAACTCACAAATCCTTTCCCCTTTTTCCCATTCCTCATCAGATGGACAATATTTATAGCTTCTATCCGCCACCTTATAAAACTCAAAAGCTTTCCTATATTGCAAGGCACTTTCAAGCATCAAATAAGTGCTATTCCATCTAGTAGATACATCAAATCTTAAACCACCGCTAACATTTATCCCTGCATCCTCGACACAATCTCTGAACTAAAGCATCCTTCCATCAGATCCTTTAATATGCTTGACACTCTCTCTAATTTTATGGAGGGCTTCACTAGCAACTTTTAAACCCTCTTGGACAATTAAGTTGAGTACATGGGCCGAACATCTGATATGAAAAAATTCACCATCACACATCAAATTGCCTTGCACTCGAAGATGAGTTTTCAAGTGGTCTTGCATGTTATCATTGGCAGATGCGTTATCCAGCGTAATAGTAAATATTTTCTTATCTATTCCCCATTGCTTTAAGCAATCAAATAAAGTAGCTTCCAGTGCAATACCCGTGTGGGGGGGGGCTTCATTCGAAGAAAGTTAAGAAGACAACTAACTAACTTCCAATTTTCATCAACAAAATGAGCAGTCAAACAGATATAACCCTCACTAGTAGATGCTGTCCAAACATCCGATGTTAGACAAATTTTATTTGGAATCCTACCCATGATTTCCTTAAGCTTGATCTTTTCTTTATCATATATTTTTTCAATATATGACACCATGGTATTCCTAGAGGCCATTTCAACACATGGATTCAAATATTTCACCCAAACTCAAATTTTTTCATACTTGACAAAGCTAAAAGGAAGATCATGTGCAATAATGGCTTCTCCAAGTAATTCACGATGTGTGTTTTGGTTGATTGGGGTTAGGCTTGACGATTCCTCTAGACTAAGAAGGCTCAACTGGAAACTTTTACAAATAAAAACATGACGACTTAGATGTGAAGTTCCATAACTTTGACCAGACTTGGGGTTTTTTCCAATGGCAAAATCAGTACTACAAAAATTGCATGCAGCTCTTTCAACTCCATCTTTTCCTTTGCCGATTTTAGTGAAAATAATCCAAAGTGTTGACAATATTTCCTTATGAGTTTCATCTTGACCTTGTGCATACTCACTCGTATCCATTGACTCCATACTATAACAAAAAGAATGTGTGTTATCGTAACACTGTTATGTCATGGTTATATATTAAGAGTCACATTCcaaaaactaaaaaaataaaataaacatagAGTTAAAATATATTGCAATGAATTTTAATATCATTCTATTTACTTGTATACTCCATTTGGTAACTAGTAGAAAGATAAAATGCTGAAATCTGAAACAGCGATAGACACTTATTATACCTCATCATTTTTTATATGCTTTTGTGagctgggaatgctgaaatctGAAACAGCGATAGACACTTATTATACCTCATCATTTCAAAACCTCAAATAAAACAGCAATATTGCTGCAGCAGTTTGATATGCTTTTGTGAGCTGGGAACTGAAAAACAGAAAAGCAGGACTAACCTCTATATTAAGGAATACCTTTTTGCTGAGCAAAGTCTCAATGGCCTGGAACACAACATAAGCTCATAAGTACATGAGAGTTCCATATAATATTCAGTGCAAATTTAATTATATGTATAGATTTTCATTTCATAACAGAAGAGGCACCGCAGCAAGTATTACATAcaacaaaaagaaaataaattaacATTTGATTTAAAGATAATAATTAATGGTTGAATGGAAACTGCATTGTTCTAATTCTTGGGTTCATCGATGCGAGAAGGCAAAAAATGCAGAAGAAATTGAGCTTCTAAATGAGGTATTTATAATTTTGATATCAAATATTTCTTCCATTATAATTGTTTGATTAATTGTATATTCCGTTGTTTAGGAATTGGTTGATTCCATTTTGTGGAATGATGTCTGCAGTCTTTGGTTTGTAGCACCATAACCAAAATTAGGTAATGTATGGAAAACTTGGAAGCATGATGTAATGATCTGGTTTTCGAGAAATCCTTTGTTATCTAGCAGAATTGGCTCGCAGACACATGCTTCTAGTTCTAATGGATTGTGCAAAAAAAGCTCTCAAGCTGGTTTCGAAAGGCCTAAACTTCAAATTCGTCGTCCATGCGCACCTTCGATGCATAAAAGTACTGTGGAGGTGCCCGTGGAAACCGAGTTTCCTAGTCAGTTGATGAATGGATTGAGTGATATTGGAGTCGAGGTTGTAGATTCTGATGTTTTGCCCATCACGGAAGTGGTATCAAGGCCTATGGATGAGGAAGAAAGTTCGATGGATGAGGAAGAAGCTATTGAATCATTTGTAGAACTTGATAATACTAACTGTCGACAGTGCGAAAAGTTTATCAAAGCCAAGGGAAGGCAATGTAGGAGACAAGCAATTGGTAGTGATAAATATTGTTTTGCTCATTTCTCcagaaaacctgaaaaacaaGCTAAAACGCCTACTCCAATGTGTGGAGGTATAACTGTGGCTGGTACTAAATGCAAGCATCATTCACTTCCTGGCTTTTCATTCTGCAGAAAGCATTTGAGCAATGTTAAGGTTGCAAATCCCTCTAACCATCTCTCTGTATCTGGTAACTTTGTTGGAGCAATTACATCGCACTTTGGAAGCATTGTATCGAGGTCCTCTTCAAACTTAGCTCCAATTTCTTTCTCCAATTCAGGCTTCATCTTAAGTCTATCATGATATAAAAGGTTACAGTTAAAAGGTTTCAGCCTTTGGAGTAAAAGCTTCCCGATTCGTCCAGCACCCACCATTCCTATCGTCTTTCCTTCAAGATCATAGGCTCTATGTGCAATGCCAGCAACATCCCATTCTCCTGTAATAGACTGATGGTAACCAGGCACAAAATTCCTCACCAGAATGAGAATTCTCATGAGCTCATCCTCAGCAACAAATACTATGTTGCTTCCTGTGACCTCTGCGACGGTTAAACCAGCAGCAGCCGCAACATTGAGATCAATGTGATCAGAACCAATTCCGGCAGTCAAAAGTAGCTCTAAATTCTTAGCTTTCTTAATTCTTTCAGCAGTAACATAGGCAGGGTGAAATGGTGTAGATATCAGAACATGAAGATCAGGAATGGTAGTTTGtgttttaaattttgttaaaaatgCTCTACTCAGATCAAACAATTTCATATTCATCAAACTGGTCCAATTACTAGGCACTACGCCATTGATATGATTACCCTCCAATCTGATATCAACTAAAGAACCTAAATTTGCAACAGAATGGCTCAGAGTACCACTAAGATTAAAACACGGCAAATTAATCATCGAAACTTTACCATCAGAATTGCATTTTAATCAAATTTATATCATGTATAAAGTTGTTGAGGCATTTCCACAAACAGCTTGTGAGTGTACATATTAAGCAGTATTATAAACATGTTGATTCAAATGAGATAAAAAATTGAAATTTGATATTAAGAAAACTAGAGATTAAAGAGAAATGGAGATAGAAGAGTACCTTTATTTTTGTGATAGAGAAAAGTTGACGGCGGTGTAATTGGTTGACGGTGGCGGAAGCTTTGCACAGAACATGAATGGAGTGATAAACTCAACGTCCAAATTTTGGGAATAAAATAAGGCCCCTCAATGGGGCCTTAAAAAAATGCATTATATAAAGGGCCTAAAATTTTAGGGCCTAAAATAAATCTAAATGATAAATGGCTTAACATATTGGGGCTTTAATAGGGCTTAATAATTGGGGCTTTTCAATATAGGGCTTATTTGACAGCTCTAATGAAGATGTGTGTTGTTACAGCTGAGTTTTGAACTGAGCGTAGGGGCTTAAACTCGTTCTTCAACTGCACTCGAATCTGGAAGTTCTGGCCTAAGGCCCAATTGCTACCTATCCACCTCCGTAGTGCTTCCCGTACCCCCTCACTCATGTGCACAACAGCGAATGGGCCTCTGCTTTGAGGCCCATGCACAATAACTTGGATCTGCTTCTTACACCCCCTGGGTACTGTAATGCATAGGCCCGGTCCCAGTTTTGTTGGGCCTATTTCTTGTTTCTTATTTTTTTGATTAATTAGCAATTAGTGAGTTAATTTAGCCATTAGTGAATTTAGTTAgtaattagaatttaattagtAATTAGGATTTGGTTAGTAATTAGGGTTTAGTTAGTAATTAGGATTTGTAAGTCTTGATTAGTTAATTAGGTTTATTAGGTTAAAATGAGATTAGCTTAATTAGGATTCAATTCTTGATTTGTAAATAGTTCATTAGAATTTTAGATGTTAGAAATATAATTTGGTTAGTTAATTAGATTTAGTAAATTAGGAATTAATTAGATAATTAGATCATTTTTTAGAATGTTAGAATATTAGGTATAATTGGTTTAATTGATTTGCATGAGCAGAAATTAATTCAATATCAATATCCTTATGAAATGACAATTTTGTCCCTTAGGGGTTTATTTTGTTGTTTAGGACATATAAATGCATGCTCCTTTAAGGCTAATTTTTAACTTAGAATATTAGATAGTTTCAATCAAGTTTCTAAGTAATATGCATGCTCCCTTAGGAATAGCTTGTGAATACTTTACCCTTAGATTAGGTTAACTAGTCATTTTCAAGCTAATTCAAACCCtcgattcaagttgatcaaaaacaattttgactaactaaatcctttgatcttgtataatcccacagtctattcaagtgatcaaaagaccctttTATCACTTGATAAGACTCTTTCTGTAAGTTGTGGATCTCGAGGCCTCAAGTCAGACTCTCAAACAAGGCATCCTAGTCATATCAAGCAGTGGATCATACAAGGAACAACAAATATTCTTCTCCAACAACTTGAAAGTTATGATGAGAATCatatgccacgagccttaagtagtaaagaaggaatgagagTGGGGAATTCTATTAACTCATTCTAAATATCTTTGGATACGGGACGAATGACTCAGTTACTCATCGTATTtacctttattcatagactttagtatgatTCTTATCAAACAACCGTCAAGCACTCTTCATATTCCATAATTCATCACTTCTTTTGCCTCAATCATCTTGTTGTCAGCCCTACTGGGCTGAACTACGAAAACtatgactttctcattgcacagtaagaatacgtaggcaggagaacccaggTTCTCCGTGAGCAACCTTATTTATTtctaccctatttattaatctCTCATTTCTCCATTCAATCAACACCAcctttttgagatcaaatatcaTTTTTCCTTGGATTCCATGCACATCCTTTGAGGACGACCTAATCAaagtccaccttgtgaaccaagagttgtttggcttattgGCAGACACTTAATTCCTTTATTTTTGGTTATTCCAATACAATGATATCATACcttaggcccctcacttgttggttcataccagttttactctttggtttagagtttattccttcatggatctAAGATACCGTTCTCATTTGATTTCAAATTGATTATTCCCCTATAGtgatatattgttccttgtaCCAATCAATACTTTACTTTGGGTTCCATACTTACCCTTTTAGGATAATTGTTCACCTTTgtaccaagagttgtttggcttattgcTAGACATTTAATTTTCGTTGTTTCTGGTCATTCCTATACAGTGATACCTTGTTGGTTTGTatgtttactctttggttcaaaACCAGTTTTCCTTTATGGATTCCCATGCTACCACAATATTTTGGTACAAGTTATTGTCAATCACTTCAATCATACCCTTTTATTTGTGTTTTCCTTGTCAGTCTTTGTTGCTTAGACAAACACTTCTTTGATTGCTTTCCTTTGTTTTCGTAGTTCCAcaaactacgaatgctctgattttctcattgaatagtgagaatatgtaggcacgaggaggcgaatccttggagagcataatccta encodes:
- the LOC127126303 gene encoding zinc finger BED domain-containing protein RICESLEEPER 2-like, encoding MLESALQYRKAFEFYKVADRSYKYCPSDEEWEKGERICEFLEPFYEITKLISGSSYPTANLYFMQVWKVQCILEKHQKSIDKVIKDMSNNMKMKFDKYWKNYSIVLAFGAILDPRLKDKFLKFCYTTLDASTSEGKLKNVMDKFKGLYEEYVSYSTNQSVSLSQPSNEFNTLAKLSREGNKAKKSKIITDFKTWNSIESRFVLGKNELDIYFDDELLELNEEHSEDFDVLLYWKFNEKKFLILSIMARDVLSIPITTVASESSFSIGGRVLTKYRSSTLPEHIQMLICTRSWLHGFSENMNDEEDINTNDEGNTEVTMTQHTFGLQD
- the LOC127130424 gene encoding formate dehydrogenase, chloroplastic/mitochondrial-like, which translates into the protein MINLPCFNLSGTLSHSVANLGSLVDIRLEGNHINGVVPSNWTSLMNMKLFDLSRAFLTKFKTQTTIPDLHVLISTPFHPAYVTAERIKKAKNLELLLTAGIGSDHIDLNVAAAAGLTVAEVTGSNIVFVAEDELMRILILVRNFVPGYHQSITGEWDVAGIAHRAYDLEGKTIGMVGAGRIGKLLLQRLKPFNCNLLYHDRLKMKPELEKEIGAKFEEDLDTMLPKCDVIAPTKLPDTERWLEGFATLTLLKCFLQNEKPGSE